The following are encoded together in the bacterium genome:
- the mprF gene encoding bifunctional lysylphosphatidylglycerol flippase/synthetase MprF, with protein sequence MTRRLEQAGTALSVGLFALVLLLLHHELRQYHWHEIVAEVRAVPWARFALALAAGAVSYVLLTGYDVLALRWIRRPLPYRRTAFASFVAYVVSHNIGPAFLGASAIRLRLYGAFGLSAADIGAVVVFTSLTFWMGFLPIAGVALLLEGLPGSVVPLVASRVLGTVLLLAFVLYLGACAVVRAPLRWRTYELRLPSLRMAAAQVVLSCADWIAAAAVLWVLLPAGVAPSFMALLGAFVLAQLAGLLSHVPGGLGVFESSLLFLLGDAAASPAVLASLVVYRVAYYLIPLAVGVLLLGIHEARPYAGAVRRVGGALGTAASALVPPTLAAATFMVGAVLVATGALPTTHGRLEVLGAHVPLPVVELSHLAASVVGVLLMLLARGLQQRLDVAWSLTVGLLAAGVVTALLRALDWETALALALVLGALLPCHRRFHRRAALRAETLTRPWLVAVALVVVGTGWLLLVAWRHVEYAHDLWWQFAFDAGASRALRASVAAAMTLLVWGGLRLLRPAGMPAPVAAADEAERVRAVVRTSRAPDAHLALLGDKRFCWNERGDGFVMYAASGRTLVAMGDPVAPRGDARELAWRFRDLCDRHGALPAFYEVGPALLPVYLELGLALQKLGEFARVDLAAFGLEGGARKSLRTTYNRLRRDGCTFEIVAPDAVPALLPALREVSDAWLTSKRTREKSFSLGRFDERYLAQLPHALVHHQGRLVAFATLWQGADRHEVSVDLMRHRPDGPPSLMDFLFTELLLWAKADGWRWFAFGMAPLSGLEARRLAPLWTRAGAYLFRHGAQVYNFQGLRQYKEKFDPVWEPRYLASPGGLALPRVLTDVATLVSGGITGVVAR encoded by the coding sequence CCGGCGCCTCGAGCAGGCGGGAACCGCCCTGTCGGTCGGGCTGTTCGCCCTCGTCCTGCTCCTGCTGCACCACGAGCTGCGCCAGTACCACTGGCACGAGATCGTGGCCGAGGTGCGCGCCGTGCCGTGGGCGCGCTTCGCGCTCGCGCTCGCGGCCGGCGCCGTGTCCTACGTCCTCCTCACCGGCTACGACGTCCTTGCGCTGCGCTGGATCCGGCGCCCGCTGCCGTACCGGCGCACCGCCTTCGCGTCGTTCGTCGCCTACGTCGTCAGCCACAACATCGGACCCGCGTTCCTCGGCGCCAGCGCGATCCGGCTGCGGCTCTACGGCGCCTTCGGGCTGTCGGCGGCCGACATCGGCGCCGTCGTCGTCTTCACGAGCCTGACGTTCTGGATGGGCTTCCTGCCCATCGCCGGCGTCGCGCTGCTGCTCGAGGGGCTGCCGGGGTCGGTCGTGCCGCTCGTCGCCAGCCGCGTCCTCGGGACGGTGCTGCTGCTCGCGTTCGTGCTCTACCTCGGTGCGTGCGCGGTGGTGCGGGCGCCGCTGCGCTGGCGTACCTACGAGCTGCGGCTGCCCTCGCTGCGCATGGCCGCGGCCCAGGTCGTGCTCTCGTGCGCCGACTGGATCGCGGCGGCGGCGGTGCTCTGGGTGCTGCTGCCGGCGGGGGTGGCGCCGTCGTTCATGGCGCTGCTCGGCGCCTTCGTGCTGGCGCAGCTGGCCGGGCTCCTGAGCCACGTGCCGGGCGGGCTCGGCGTCTTCGAGTCGAGCCTGCTCTTCCTCCTCGGCGACGCGGCGGCGAGCCCGGCCGTGCTGGCGAGCCTGGTCGTCTATCGCGTCGCCTACTACCTGATCCCGCTGGCCGTCGGCGTGCTGCTCCTCGGCATCCACGAGGCGCGGCCGTACGCCGGCGCCGTGCGACGCGTGGGAGGGGCGCTCGGCACCGCGGCGTCGGCGCTGGTTCCGCCGACGCTCGCGGCGGCGACCTTCATGGTCGGTGCGGTGCTGGTCGCGACGGGCGCGCTGCCGACGACGCACGGCCGGCTCGAGGTGCTCGGCGCCCACGTGCCGCTGCCGGTCGTCGAGCTCTCCCACCTCGCGGCGAGCGTCGTCGGCGTGCTCCTCATGCTGCTCGCGCGCGGGCTCCAGCAGCGGCTCGACGTCGCCTGGAGCCTCACGGTCGGCCTTCTCGCCGCGGGCGTCGTCACGGCGCTCCTGCGTGCGCTCGACTGGGAGACGGCGCTCGCGCTGGCGCTCGTCCTCGGCGCCCTGCTGCCATGCCATCGGCGCTTCCACCGCCGGGCCGCGCTGCGCGCCGAGACCCTGACGCGCCCGTGGCTGGTCGCGGTGGCGCTGGTGGTCGTCGGGACCGGCTGGCTGCTCCTCGTCGCCTGGCGCCACGTCGAGTACGCGCACGACCTCTGGTGGCAGTTCGCGTTCGACGCCGGCGCGTCGCGGGCGCTGCGCGCCTCGGTGGCGGCGGCGATGACGCTCCTCGTGTGGGGCGGGCTGCGCCTGCTGCGCCCCGCCGGCATGCCCGCGCCGGTGGCGGCGGCGGACGAGGCGGAGCGCGTGCGGGCGGTGGTGCGCACGTCGCGGGCGCCCGACGCCCATCTCGCGCTGCTCGGCGACAAGCGCTTCTGCTGGAACGAGCGCGGCGACGGCTTCGTCATGTACGCGGCGTCGGGCCGCACGCTGGTCGCGATGGGCGACCCGGTGGCGCCGCGCGGCGACGCGCGCGAGCTGGCGTGGCGCTTTCGCGACCTCTGCGACCGGCACGGTGCCCTGCCGGCGTTCTACGAGGTCGGGCCGGCGCTGCTCCCCGTCTACCTCGAGCTCGGCCTCGCCCTGCAGAAGCTCGGCGAGTTCGCGCGCGTCGACCTCGCCGCGTTCGGGCTCGAAGGCGGCGCGCGCAAGAGCCTGCGCACGACCTACAACCGCCTGAGGCGCGACGGCTGCACCTTCGAGATCGTCGCGCCCGACGCCGTGCCGGCGCTGCTGCCCGCGCTGCGCGAGGTGTCCGACGCGTGGCTCACGTCGAAGCGGACGCGCGAGAAGAGCTTCTCCCTCGGCCGCTTCGACGAGCGCTATCTGGCGCAGCTCCCGCACGCGCTCGTGCACCATCAGGGCCGGCTGGTCGCGTTCGCGACGCTGTGGCAGGGCGCCGATCGGCACGAGGTGTCGGTCGATCTCATGCGCCATCGGCCCGACGGCCCGCCGAGCCTCATGGACTTCCTCTTCACCGAGCTGCTGCTGTGGGCGAAGGCGGACGGCTGGCGCTGGTTCGCGTTCGGCATGGCGCCGCTCTCCGGGCTCGAGGCGCGCCGGCTCGCGCCGCTGTGGACGCGCGCCGGCGCGTACCTGTTCCGCCACGGCGCGCAGGTCTACAACTTCCAGGGCCTGCGCCAGTACAAGGAGAAGTTCGATCCGGTATGGGAGCCGCGCTACCTGGCGTCGCCCGGCGGGCTGGCGCTGCCGCGGGTCCTCACCGACGTCGCGACGCTGGTCTCGGGCGGCATCACGGGCGTGGTGGCGCGATGA